From the Quadrisphaera sp. RL12-1S genome, one window contains:
- a CDS encoding 50S ribosomal protein L25/general stress protein Ctc gives MAKNTGTQLAAAARTEFGKGAARRIRRDHQVPAVVYGHGQDPLHVTLPGHETMLLVKNPNALVDLQLDGGGTQLAVVKAVQVDPVRREIEHVDLVIVRRGERIEVQVPVRTTGEAAPQTVVSVESGTLAVTAEATDLPEVIEVDVEGLEAGTLITAGDVRLPQGVELAVDAEAGVVNVSAAPTAEELDAELAEAEAEAGIEKDAPEDESAEGAESAEASQGDEGSSKE, from the coding sequence ATGGCCAAGAACACCGGCACGCAGCTCGCTGCCGCCGCCCGCACCGAGTTCGGCAAGGGCGCTGCCCGCCGCATCCGTCGTGACCACCAGGTCCCCGCGGTCGTCTACGGCCACGGCCAGGACCCGCTCCACGTGACCCTCCCGGGCCACGAGACGATGCTGCTGGTCAAGAACCCCAACGCGCTCGTCGACCTGCAGCTCGACGGTGGCGGCACCCAGCTGGCCGTCGTCAAGGCGGTCCAGGTGGACCCGGTGCGCCGCGAGATCGAGCACGTCGACCTCGTCATCGTCCGCCGCGGCGAGCGCATCGAGGTCCAGGTCCCGGTCCGCACCACCGGTGAGGCCGCCCCGCAGACCGTCGTCTCCGTCGAGTCGGGCACGCTGGCCGTGACCGCCGAGGCCACCGACCTGCCCGAGGTCATCGAGGTGGACGTCGAGGGCCTCGAGGCCGGCACGCTCATCACCGCCGGTGACGTGCGGCTGCCGCAGGGCGTGGAGCTCGCCGTCGACGCCGAGGCCGGCGTCGTCAACGTCTCCGCCGCCCCGACCGCCGAGGAGCTGGACGCCGAGCTCGCCGAGGCCGAGGCCGAGGCCGGCATCGAGAAGGACGCCCCTGAGGACGAGTCCGCCGAGGGCGCCGAGTCCGCCGAGGCGTCCCAGGGCGACGAGGGCTCCTCGAAGGAGTGA
- a CDS encoding DUF4012 domain-containing protein: MLGAVAVLLVLGVWAAVAGAGVARHARAAQAEVASVRTAVTSGDLGAAEAATARASAETSAAAHDVDALPLVMASHVPGKLGEVVGALRTAVHAVDQAVSRGALPAVRSGGDALEAGVVRSDGSLDPAALSRLAVQLRPAAQQAELARASAAGIDPAGLPPGLSGRVQQAVDGVDQLADGLTRTEALLGALPRVLGSDRPRTYLVGFQNTAELRPTGGIIGTWALLDVTDGRFRLSDAGSNADDLERLTGPVRDFGAEYSALYPAQQSSYSQNVGLSPHFPYAAQLLTDLWTAQGRPAPDGVIVLDPSGLAPLLRGAGAVEVPGGPPVTADDVVDVVLRQAYDRFDGDNTGRKAYLTALVGAAFERGLGGGRWDAGRLAALGTAVQDGHLQIWSADPDEESALEAGGVAGSLPEPATGSAGVYLTNISASKLDYYVHEQVQVTGGCSAPPTLSVGLRNDAPARVPEYVSNKLPGVDPTTETLAVALYLPPGTRAAEVLVDGVEAEVETGTERGWGVTRVSVAVPRGQAVTVQATLDGPVAPITEVHTQPLVHAAEVSAPGCS, translated from the coding sequence GTGCTCGGCGCGGTGGCGGTGCTGCTGGTGCTGGGCGTCTGGGCGGCCGTCGCGGGCGCCGGGGTGGCCCGCCACGCCCGAGCCGCCCAGGCCGAGGTCGCCTCGGTGCGGACCGCCGTGACCTCCGGGGACCTCGGTGCCGCCGAGGCCGCGACCGCGCGCGCGTCGGCGGAGACCAGCGCGGCGGCCCACGACGTCGACGCCCTGCCGCTGGTCATGGCCTCGCACGTCCCGGGGAAGCTCGGGGAGGTGGTGGGCGCCCTGCGGACCGCGGTCCACGCGGTCGACCAGGCCGTGTCGCGCGGCGCCCTGCCGGCGGTGCGCAGCGGCGGTGACGCGCTCGAGGCCGGCGTGGTGCGCTCGGACGGCAGCCTCGACCCCGCCGCCCTGTCCCGCCTGGCCGTGCAGCTGCGGCCGGCGGCCCAGCAGGCGGAGCTGGCCCGGGCCAGCGCGGCCGGCATCGACCCCGCGGGCCTGCCGCCGGGCCTGTCCGGGCGGGTGCAGCAGGCCGTGGACGGCGTGGACCAGCTGGCGGACGGCCTGACGCGCACGGAGGCGCTGCTGGGGGCGCTGCCCCGGGTGCTGGGCTCCGACCGGCCGCGCACCTACCTCGTCGGGTTCCAGAACACCGCCGAGCTGCGACCCACCGGCGGCATCATCGGCACCTGGGCGCTGCTGGACGTCACCGACGGCCGGTTCCGCCTCTCGGACGCGGGCTCCAACGCCGACGACCTGGAGCGCCTGACCGGTCCGGTGCGCGACTTCGGCGCGGAGTACTCCGCGCTGTACCCGGCGCAGCAGTCCAGCTACTCCCAGAACGTGGGCCTGAGCCCGCACTTCCCCTACGCCGCGCAGCTGCTCACCGATCTGTGGACCGCGCAGGGCAGGCCCGCGCCGGACGGCGTCATCGTGCTCGACCCCAGCGGGCTCGCCCCGCTGCTGCGGGGTGCCGGTGCCGTCGAGGTGCCCGGTGGCCCCCCCGTCACCGCCGACGACGTCGTGGACGTGGTGCTGCGGCAGGCCTACGACCGCTTCGACGGGGACAACACCGGGCGCAAGGCGTACCTCACCGCCCTCGTCGGCGCCGCCTTCGAGCGCGGGCTCGGGGGCGGCCGGTGGGACGCGGGGCGCCTGGCGGCCCTGGGGACGGCGGTGCAGGACGGGCACCTGCAGATCTGGAGCGCGGACCCGGACGAGGAGAGCGCGCTCGAGGCCGGGGGCGTCGCGGGGTCCCTGCCGGAGCCGGCGACGGGCAGCGCCGGCGTGTACCTCACCAACATCTCGGCCTCCAAGCTCGACTACTACGTCCACGAGCAGGTGCAGGTGACGGGCGGCTGCTCCGCCCCCCCGACCCTGTCCGTGGGGCTGCGCAACGACGCCCCGGCACGGGTGCCGGAGTACGTGTCCAACAAGCTCCCGGGGGTCGACCCGACCACGGAGACGCTCGCGGTGGCGCTGTACCTGCCGCCGGGCACCCGGGCCGCGGAGGTGCTCGTGGACGGCGTCGAGGCGGAGGTGGAGACGGGCACCGAGCGCGGCTGGGGCGTGACGCGCGTGTCCGTGGCCGTCCCGCGCGGGCAGGCGGTCACGGTGCAGGCGACCCTCGACGGCCCGGTGGCGCCCATCACCGAGGTCCACACGCAGCCCCTCGTGCACGCGGCCGAGGTCAGCGCCCCCGGCTGCTCCTGA
- a CDS encoding alpha-hydroxy acid oxidase: MHQLSPGAAGAGPSAPAPGGLPLLRAQREAAATALPPEVLDYYDAGAGDEVTRREGALAWSSYRLRPRVLRDVGAVSTATTLLGQDLAHPVGIAPMAFHALATEAGELATAEAAGRSGGLLGLSTRSSRSLEDVAAAAAQHGAPWWFQVYAMKDRSLTEALVRRAVAAGAGALVLTGDTPYVGRKRRVTGTRLAVPDDHFLVNLAPHFAERAAAGGAQLSVAEQRAAAEQDPTIDLGTVRWLAEVSGLPVLVKGVLRGDDAVACLQAGAAGVVVSNHGGRQLDRSVPSALALPEVAAAVREHARLTGPLPSGHAPVVLVDGGVRTGTDVLTALALGADAVLLGRPVLWALAAGGADAARACVAEVVSDLAHAMALAGAASTAEVTADLVHPAPALG; this comes from the coding sequence GTGCACCAGCTGTCTCCGGGTGCAGCAGGGGCAGGCCCCTCGGCGCCAGCGCCGGGGGGCCTGCCCCTGCTGCGGGCCCAGCGCGAGGCCGCCGCCACCGCGCTGCCGCCCGAGGTGCTCGACTACTACGACGCCGGCGCGGGTGACGAGGTCACCCGCCGCGAGGGTGCGCTGGCGTGGTCGTCCTACCGGCTGCGCCCGCGCGTCCTGCGGGACGTCGGCGCGGTGAGCACGGCGACCACGCTGCTCGGGCAGGACCTCGCGCACCCGGTGGGCATCGCCCCGATGGCCTTCCACGCCCTCGCCACCGAGGCCGGTGAGCTGGCGACGGCGGAGGCGGCCGGCCGGAGCGGCGGCCTGCTGGGCCTGTCGACCCGCTCGTCGCGCTCGCTGGAGGACGTCGCGGCCGCAGCCGCCCAGCACGGCGCCCCCTGGTGGTTCCAGGTGTACGCGATGAAGGACCGCTCGCTCACCGAGGCGCTCGTGCGCCGCGCCGTCGCCGCGGGCGCCGGGGCCCTGGTCCTGACCGGCGACACCCCCTACGTGGGGCGCAAGCGCCGCGTCACCGGCACCCGGCTGGCGGTCCCGGACGACCACTTCCTGGTCAACCTGGCCCCGCACTTCGCCGAGCGCGCGGCCGCCGGGGGAGCGCAGCTGTCCGTGGCCGAGCAGCGGGCGGCGGCCGAGCAGGACCCGACCATCGACCTGGGCACCGTCCGCTGGCTGGCGGAGGTCTCCGGGCTGCCCGTGCTCGTCAAGGGCGTGCTCCGCGGGGACGACGCGGTGGCGTGCCTGCAGGCGGGGGCGGCCGGCGTGGTGGTCTCCAACCACGGCGGGCGCCAGCTGGACCGCTCCGTGCCGAGCGCCCTGGCGCTGCCGGAGGTGGCAGCCGCCGTGCGCGAGCACGCGCGCCTGACCGGCCCGCTGCCCTCGGGGCACGCCCCGGTGGTGCTGGTGGACGGCGGCGTGCGCACCGGGACCGACGTGCTCACGGCGCTGGCGCTGGGCGCTGACGCCGTGCTCCTGGGGCGCCCGGTGCTGTGGGCGCTGGCCGCCGGGGGCGCGGACGCCGCGCGCGCCTGCGTGGCGGAGGTCGTCTCCGACCTGGCGCACGCCATGGCGCTCGCGGGTGCGGCGAGCACCGCCGAGGTGACCGCCGACCTCGTCCACCCGGCACCGGCGCTCGGCTGA
- a CDS encoding sugar phosphate nucleotidyltransferase, whose translation MTAANSADAPSQDVQTADIPVVILCGGMGTRLREASEQLPKGLVDVGGRPILWHIMKLYSAHGFRRFVLCLGYKGDMIKSYFLDSRVRSSDLTLHTNGAKPLEFHTDTSDEDWEITFVETGLTTATGARIARAAKYLDAPRFALTYGDGIGSVDVSAALAQHVASGRTGTLTGVHPSGRYGEMQVEGDAVKEFNEKPTTQTDYVNGGFFVFERSFVEGYLDADRTEEMLEHAPLGRLARDGQLGVYKHEGYWLGMDTFRDWKELNGLWDAGKAEWKIWQD comes from the coding sequence ATGACCGCAGCGAACAGCGCCGACGCCCCCAGCCAGGACGTGCAGACCGCCGACATCCCGGTGGTGATCCTGTGCGGGGGCATGGGGACGCGCCTGCGGGAGGCCAGCGAGCAGCTGCCCAAGGGCCTGGTCGACGTGGGCGGCCGCCCGATCCTGTGGCACATCATGAAGCTCTACTCGGCCCACGGCTTCCGCCGCTTCGTGCTGTGCCTGGGCTACAAGGGCGACATGATCAAGTCGTACTTCCTCGACAGCCGCGTGCGCTCCTCGGACCTGACGCTGCACACCAACGGCGCCAAGCCGCTGGAGTTCCACACCGACACCTCCGACGAGGACTGGGAGATCACCTTCGTCGAGACGGGGCTGACCACGGCCACCGGCGCCCGCATCGCCCGTGCCGCCAAGTACCTCGACGCCCCCCGCTTCGCGCTCACCTACGGTGACGGCATCGGGTCCGTGGACGTCTCGGCCGCGCTCGCCCAGCACGTCGCCTCCGGCCGCACCGGCACCCTGACGGGGGTCCACCCCAGCGGCCGCTACGGCGAGATGCAGGTCGAGGGCGACGCGGTGAAGGAGTTCAACGAGAAGCCCACCACGCAGACCGACTACGTCAACGGCGGCTTCTTCGTCTTCGAGCGCTCCTTCGTGGAGGGCTACCTCGACGCCGACCGCACCGAGGAGATGCTCGAGCACGCCCCGCTGGGCCGCCTGGCCCGCGACGGGCAGCTGGGGGTCTACAAGCACGAGGGCTACTGGCTGGGCATGGACACCTTCCGCGACTGGAAGGAGCTCAACGGGCTCTGGGACGCGGGCAAGGCCGAGTGGAAGATCTGGCAGGACTGA
- a CDS encoding ribose-phosphate diphosphokinase: MTGITTQGEKRLVLISGRAHTQLAEEVSSELGAALVPTSAYDFANGETYVRFEESVRGCDAFVLQSHCAPINQWIMEQLIMVDALKRASAKRITVVAPFYGYARQDKKHRGREPISARLMADLFKTAGANRLMSVDLHTAQIQGFFDGPVDHLWALPLLADYVRGRVADASSITVVSPDAGRVRLADVWSDRLGAPLAIIHKRRDPNRPNQVQVHELVGDVAGRTCVLVDDMIDTGGTIVQAAQALKDNGAKEILVAATHPILSGPAAARLKDSPISEVVVTNTLPIPPAHQFPSLKVLSIAPLIARAIREVFDDGSVTSLFDGNS; the protein is encoded by the coding sequence ATGACCGGCATCACCACCCAGGGCGAGAAGCGGCTCGTCCTCATCAGCGGGCGGGCCCACACCCAGCTCGCGGAGGAGGTCTCCTCGGAGCTGGGCGCGGCGCTGGTGCCGACCTCCGCGTACGACTTCGCCAACGGCGAGACGTACGTGCGCTTCGAGGAGAGCGTGCGCGGCTGCGACGCGTTCGTGCTGCAGAGCCACTGCGCTCCCATCAACCAGTGGATCATGGAGCAGCTCATCATGGTCGACGCGCTCAAGCGCGCCTCGGCCAAGCGCATCACCGTGGTCGCCCCGTTCTACGGGTACGCCCGCCAGGACAAGAAGCACCGCGGCCGCGAGCCGATCTCCGCCCGCCTCATGGCCGACCTGTTCAAGACCGCCGGTGCCAACCGCCTCATGTCGGTGGACCTGCACACGGCGCAGATCCAGGGCTTCTTCGACGGTCCCGTCGACCACCTCTGGGCGCTGCCGCTGCTCGCCGACTACGTGCGCGGGCGCGTGGCCGACGCCAGCAGCATCACCGTGGTGTCCCCGGACGCCGGCCGCGTGCGGCTGGCCGACGTGTGGTCGGACCGGCTCGGTGCGCCGCTCGCCATCATCCACAAGCGCCGCGACCCCAACCGCCCCAACCAGGTGCAGGTCCACGAGCTGGTCGGTGACGTCGCGGGGCGCACCTGCGTGCTCGTCGACGACATGATCGACACCGGCGGCACCATCGTCCAGGCCGCCCAGGCCCTCAAGGACAACGGCGCCAAGGAGATCCTCGTCGCGGCCACCCACCCGATCCTGTCGGGCCCCGCGGCGGCTCGGCTCAAGGACAGCCCGATCTCCGAGGTCGTGGTGACCAACACGCTGCCCATCCCGCCGGCGCACCAGTTCCCGAGCCTCAAGGTGCTGTCCATCGCCCCGCTCATCGCCCGGGCGATCCGCGAGGTCTTCGACGACGGCTCGGTGACGAGCCTGTTCGACGGCAACAGCTGA
- a CDS encoding isoamylase early set domain-containing protein: MTITTKTTKGSEDVKVTFSLSAEDYSEPVSVVGNFNDWSPFAHVMKKRSNGSRSATVAVPKGSSIHFRYLGHDGHWFDDADAVVDDQGSTYEV; this comes from the coding sequence GTGACGATCACCACCAAGACGACCAAGGGGTCTGAGGACGTCAAGGTGACGTTCTCCCTGTCCGCGGAGGACTACTCCGAGCCCGTCTCCGTCGTGGGCAACTTCAACGACTGGAGCCCCTTCGCCCACGTGATGAAGAAGCGGTCCAACGGGAGCCGCTCGGCCACCGTGGCCGTGCCCAAGGGCTCGAGCATCCACTTCCGCTACCTGGGGCACGACGGCCACTGGTTCGACGACGCGGACGCCGTCGTCGACGACCAGGGCAGCACCTACGAGGTCTGA
- the glmU gene encoding bifunctional UDP-N-acetylglucosamine diphosphorylase/glucosamine-1-phosphate N-acetyltransferase GlmU, which produces MSSTRPAVVVVLAAGEGTRMRSATPKVLHTIGGRSLLGHALAAARGAQPERLVVVVRHERERVAAHALEVDADVLVADQDDVPGTGRAVQCGLDALARERGEGAEPLSGTVVVTFGDVPLLRAQTLVDLVEAHEAGGHGVTVLSAVLADPTGYGRILRDDDGAVAAIVEQKDASEAQRAITEVNTGIWAFDAAVLTAALPQVGRGNAQGEVYLTDVLALARAEGHRVAARAVADSSEVEGVNDRVQLAALGAALNRRTLEAHMRAGVTVVDPATTWVDVHVDLGRDVVLLPGTQLLGATSVASGAVVGPDTTLTDCEVGEGAVVQRTHGTLAVVGDGATVGPFSFLRPGTRLGADGKIGAFVETKNAVIGAHSKVPHLSYVGDAEIGERANIGAATIFANYDGQTKSRTVVGDAAFVGSDSVLVAPVEIGAGAYTAAGSVITDDVPAGAIGVGRGRQKNIEGWTERKRPGSASARAAAAARTAPADGPAGVQDEQEERS; this is translated from the coding sequence GTGAGCTCGACCCGCCCGGCCGTCGTCGTCGTCCTCGCCGCGGGTGAGGGCACCCGGATGCGGTCGGCGACCCCCAAGGTGCTGCACACCATCGGCGGTCGCTCGCTGCTGGGGCACGCCCTCGCCGCGGCCCGCGGTGCGCAGCCGGAGCGCCTCGTCGTCGTCGTGCGGCACGAGCGCGAGCGCGTCGCCGCGCACGCCCTCGAGGTGGACGCCGACGTCCTCGTGGCGGACCAGGACGACGTGCCCGGCACCGGCCGCGCGGTCCAGTGCGGGCTCGACGCGCTGGCGCGCGAGCGCGGCGAGGGCGCCGAGCCGCTGAGCGGCACCGTGGTGGTGACCTTCGGCGACGTGCCGCTGCTGCGGGCGCAGACCCTCGTCGACCTCGTCGAGGCCCACGAGGCGGGCGGCCACGGGGTGACCGTGCTGTCCGCCGTCCTGGCGGACCCGACCGGCTACGGGCGCATCCTGCGCGACGACGACGGCGCGGTGGCCGCGATCGTCGAGCAGAAGGACGCCAGCGAGGCGCAGCGCGCCATCACCGAGGTCAACACCGGCATCTGGGCCTTCGACGCCGCCGTGCTCACCGCGGCCCTGCCGCAGGTCGGCCGGGGCAACGCCCAGGGCGAGGTCTACCTCACCGACGTGCTGGCGCTGGCCCGCGCCGAGGGCCACCGCGTCGCGGCCCGCGCGGTGGCCGACTCCAGCGAGGTCGAGGGCGTCAACGACCGCGTGCAGCTCGCCGCTCTCGGTGCGGCGCTGAACCGCCGCACCCTCGAGGCGCACATGCGCGCCGGCGTCACGGTGGTGGACCCCGCGACGACGTGGGTGGACGTGCACGTCGACCTCGGGCGCGACGTGGTGCTGCTCCCCGGCACCCAGCTGCTGGGCGCCACCAGCGTGGCGTCCGGCGCGGTGGTCGGTCCGGACACCACCCTCACCGACTGCGAGGTGGGGGAGGGGGCCGTGGTGCAGCGCACGCACGGCACGCTCGCCGTGGTCGGTGACGGCGCCACCGTCGGGCCGTTCTCCTTCCTGCGGCCGGGCACGCGCCTCGGCGCCGACGGCAAGATCGGCGCCTTCGTGGAGACGAAGAACGCCGTGATCGGCGCGCACAGCAAGGTGCCGCACCTGTCCTACGTCGGTGACGCCGAGATCGGCGAGCGCGCCAACATCGGCGCCGCCACGATCTTCGCCAACTACGACGGCCAGACCAAGAGCCGCACGGTGGTCGGCGACGCCGCCTTCGTGGGCAGCGACAGCGTGCTGGTGGCCCCGGTGGAGATCGGCGCCGGCGCGTACACCGCGGCGGGCTCCGTCATCACCGACGACGTGCCGGCGGGAGCGATCGGCGTCGGTCGCGGCCGCCAGAAGAACATCGAGGGCTGGACGGAGCGCAAGCGCCCCGGCAGCGCCTCGGCCCGCGCGGCGGCAGCCGCGCGCACGGCACCCGCGGACGGGCCCGCGGGTGTGCAGGACGAGCAGGAGGAGCGGTCATGA
- a CDS encoding tyrosine-protein kinase domain-containing protein has product MELTDYLRVLRKRWLSIVVLTALALAGAAAATLAATPEYQAQTKLFVRTSGASSTADLQQGNTFVQQRVQTYADVAGQSAVLEPVIAELGLDTTPEALAQHITAEAPLDTVLINITVTDPSPQQAATIANAVGASLITTVARLEGNGTGTTTPVQLTTTQPAVVPAAPSSPNTPLNLALGLLVGLAVGVGLAVLRETLDTTVRGEHDVAHFGVPVLAGMPYDDKARETPLVVLADPRSVRSESFRQLRTNLAFATAASGARSLVVTSSVEGEGKSTTAINLALTMAGAGTRVVLVDADLRRPMVATYLGLEGAVGLTTVLVGDASLDDVLQSWGEDGALSVLPAGGVPPNPSELLASEPMAKLLQDLEHRFDVVIFDGAPLLAVTDSAVLAESVGGAVLVVGSGRGTRPQLARSLQALSAVGASVLGAVVTMLPTKGADAYQTYYYRYQPVVEGAPSGGRRGPRPRQSPEAPGDLPA; this is encoded by the coding sequence GTGGAGCTCACGGACTACCTGCGCGTGCTGCGCAAGCGGTGGCTGTCGATCGTGGTCCTGACCGCGCTGGCCCTGGCCGGCGCCGCGGCGGCCACGCTGGCGGCGACGCCGGAGTACCAGGCCCAGACCAAGCTCTTCGTCAGGACGTCCGGCGCCTCGTCGACCGCGGACCTCCAGCAGGGCAACACCTTCGTCCAGCAGCGGGTCCAGACCTACGCCGACGTCGCCGGGCAGTCCGCGGTGCTGGAGCCGGTGATCGCCGAGCTGGGGCTCGACACCACCCCCGAGGCGCTCGCGCAGCACATCACCGCCGAGGCGCCGCTGGACACGGTGCTCATCAACATCACCGTGACGGACCCCTCCCCGCAGCAGGCGGCCACCATCGCCAACGCCGTCGGCGCCTCGCTGATCACGACGGTCGCGCGGCTGGAGGGCAACGGCACGGGCACCACCACCCCGGTGCAGCTCACCACCACGCAGCCCGCGGTGGTCCCGGCCGCGCCGTCCTCCCCCAACACCCCGCTCAACCTCGCCCTGGGCCTGCTCGTCGGCCTCGCGGTGGGGGTGGGCCTGGCGGTGCTGCGCGAGACGCTGGACACCACGGTGCGCGGGGAGCACGACGTCGCCCACTTCGGCGTGCCGGTGCTGGCGGGGATGCCCTACGACGACAAGGCGCGCGAGACCCCGCTGGTGGTCCTGGCGGACCCCCGCAGCGTCCGCTCGGAGAGCTTCCGCCAGCTGCGCACCAACCTCGCGTTCGCCACCGCGGCGAGCGGAGCCCGATCGCTGGTCGTCACGTCGTCCGTGGAGGGCGAGGGCAAGAGCACGACCGCCATCAACCTGGCCCTGACGATGGCCGGCGCCGGCACGCGCGTGGTGCTGGTGGACGCCGACCTGCGCCGCCCGATGGTGGCGACCTACCTGGGGCTCGAAGGCGCGGTGGGCCTGACCACGGTGCTCGTCGGTGACGCGTCCCTGGACGACGTCCTGCAGAGCTGGGGCGAGGACGGCGCGCTGTCGGTGCTCCCTGCTGGCGGCGTGCCACCCAACCCCAGCGAGCTGCTGGCCTCCGAGCCCATGGCCAAGCTGCTGCAGGACCTCGAGCACCGCTTCGACGTGGTCATCTTCGACGGTGCGCCGCTGCTGGCCGTGACCGACTCCGCGGTCCTCGCGGAGTCGGTGGGCGGCGCGGTGCTGGTGGTCGGCTCCGGCCGCGGGACGCGACCGCAGCTGGCCCGATCGCTGCAGGCGCTGTCCGCTGTCGGCGCCAGCGTGCTGGGCGCCGTCGTGACGATGCTGCCCACCAAGGGCGCCGACGCGTACCAGACGTACTACTACCGCTACCAGCCCGTCGTCGAGGGCGCCCCCAGCGGTGGTCGGCGCGGGCCCCGGCCCCGGCAGTCCCCCGAGGCGCCCGGCGACCTCCCCGCGTGA
- the pth gene encoding aminoacyl-tRNA hydrolase: MVVGLGNPGPEHAADRHTVGAMVLDELASRLRTGFKASKQRAAVAEVRLGPPGVSSQRVVLAKPTSWMNESGGPTAGLARFYGVDPLRVIAVHDELDIDAGAVRLKRGGGEGGHNGLRDISKALGTKDYVRVRVGIGRPPGRMDPADFVLRGFSSAERKELPFLLADAADAVEAVITDGLEAAQQRFHGPR; the protein is encoded by the coding sequence CTGGTCGTCGGGCTCGGCAACCCCGGCCCCGAGCACGCCGCGGACCGCCACACGGTGGGAGCGATGGTGCTCGACGAGCTCGCGTCCCGCCTGAGGACCGGCTTCAAGGCCTCCAAGCAGCGGGCCGCCGTCGCCGAGGTGCGCCTCGGCCCCCCCGGGGTCTCCAGCCAGCGGGTCGTGCTGGCCAAGCCGACCTCGTGGATGAACGAGTCCGGCGGGCCCACCGCAGGACTGGCGCGCTTCTACGGCGTCGACCCGCTGCGCGTCATCGCCGTCCACGACGAGCTCGACATCGACGCCGGCGCCGTGCGCCTCAAGCGCGGCGGGGGCGAGGGCGGCCACAACGGCCTGCGGGACATCAGCAAGGCGCTCGGCACCAAGGACTACGTCCGGGTGCGGGTGGGCATCGGACGGCCCCCGGGGCGCATGGACCCCGCCGACTTCGTGCTGCGCGGCTTCTCCTCCGCCGAGCGCAAGGAGCTGCCGTTCCTGCTCGCGGACGCCGCGGACGCCGTCGAGGCCGTCATCACCGACGGCCTGGAGGCGGCCCAGCAGCGCTTCCACGGTCCGCGGTGA
- a CDS encoding arsenate reductase/protein-tyrosine-phosphatase family protein — translation MSGAPGAPGPFVLVVCTGNICRSPIAERVLQAGLDAAAVPGAPRVRVVSAGTGAVVGHAMEPEAAAAVRASGASPDGHAARQVTAADVRDAALVLTATREHRSAVVRLAPAAVRRSFTLREAARIAAARADDVHGDDPAARLRSLAEVLVRSRGAHAVREAHLDDVVDPFRTDAATWELMESQLLPAVRAIGLALTPPA, via the coding sequence GTGAGCGGCGCCCCCGGGGCCCCGGGCCCGTTCGTCCTCGTGGTCTGCACCGGCAACATCTGCCGGTCGCCGATCGCCGAGCGGGTGCTGCAGGCCGGCCTCGACGCCGCTGCCGTGCCGGGCGCCCCGCGCGTGCGCGTGGTCAGCGCCGGTACCGGGGCCGTGGTCGGCCACGCCATGGAGCCGGAGGCCGCTGCCGCCGTCCGGGCCAGCGGCGCCAGCCCCGACGGCCACGCGGCGCGCCAGGTCACGGCCGCGGACGTCCGCGACGCCGCCCTGGTGCTCACCGCCACCCGTGAGCACCGCAGCGCCGTCGTCCGCCTCGCCCCGGCGGCCGTGCGGCGCTCCTTCACCCTCCGCGAGGCCGCCCGCATCGCCGCTGCCCGCGCCGATGACGTGCACGGCGACGACCCCGCCGCCCGGCTCCGGTCCCTCGCGGAGGTGCTGGTGCGCTCGCGCGGCGCGCACGCCGTCCGGGAGGCGCACCTGGACGACGTCGTGGACCCGTTCCGCACCGACGCCGCCACCTGGGAGCTGATGGAGTCCCAGCTGCTGCCGGCCGTGCGCGCGATCGGGCTGGCGCTGACGCCTCCGGCATGA